From the genome of Rhizobium sp. ZPR4:
CGGACGTTCCTAGAAGGCTTGCGGATCGAGAAGGACTGATTGGCCTTGCGCCCAGTCAGTCGCTCGATGCGGCGGTGAAGACTGCGAGCTGAGCTGCGAAAGCCCGTTTATATGCGGGCCTGGCTTCGCCGCGGGCGATATAGGCTGAGAGGTTCGGATAGTCCCGCAATAGGCCCGAGTCCTTCACTCTGAGCAGGACTGATATCATCATAAGATCACCGGCGCTGAATGCCTCCTCGAGCCAATCGGCACTGCCGAGGCGATCGGAAAGTGCCTTCAGCAGCTGGCGGATGCGTTCGTCGACCATGGACAGGCGCTGCTCATACCAACTCTGATCGCGCTCCTGGAACCTTGCGGTCGCGCGCTCGATGATCGGCGGCTCGACTGTGGAGAGAGCCGCAAACATCCATGTGATCGCCCGTGCGCGCGCGTTGGCATCGTCCGGAAACAGGCCGGCGTGGCGCTCTGCGATATGGAACACGATCGACCCCGATTCGAACAAGGCAAGGCCATCCTCTTCATAGGTCGGGATCTGCCCGAAGGGATGAAGGGCAAGATGCGCAGGCTCCTTCATCGCCTTGAAGGAGAGGAGGCGCACTTCGTAAGGCTGGTCGACTTCTTCGAGCGCCCAGCGAACGCGCATGTCGCGCGCCAGACCCCTGCCGCGATCCGGCGATTTTTCAAAGGCGGTGATCGTTATCGTCATTGCTGATCTCCATGACCTATCTGCCTTAAAGACGATTGGCCGAACGAAATTCCGACACTCCATTTTCAAGATAGTTTCCACGGTCGGGAACGACGTGGGCGAATGCTTCTCATTTTGCAGTTCACCGACTGCCGGATCAATTCATGGATAGGCCGCGCGGCAGACGCGCGTGATGATATTGCGCAGCCATCTATGGGCGGGGTCGGCGTCGACGCGCGGATGCCATATGGCGGCAATGAGTATTTCCGGCGTTTCGAACGGCAATTCAAAGCTTCGAACACCAAACTCGCCCACCGGTTCGTTCAGCTTGCTCTTGCCGAGGCAGGAGAGGGGGACAGCCGCGATGAAATCCGTCGAAGCGGCAATTCTCATTGCATCCGGAAAGCCAGGCACCACAACGCGGATTTCCCGCTTCAGACCTTTCCTGTCCAAGGCCTCGTCGACCACTTCGGCAAATTCTCCCCTTCTGGAAGCGGCGATGTGGGCGCAGGCGGCATAGCGCTTTGCTGTTATCGCCCCGCCCGTCAGCAGAGGATGGCCTTTCCGCGCCACTCCAACCAGCCGATCACGAAGCAGAAGTCGCGTGCGCAGCTCCGGCGCAGGCACACCCAGCACGCCGATTTCGAGATCGATCAGTCCTTCCCGCAGCATATGCGGCTCCTTGTCCTGCTTCAGCGCGAAGCGGACACGGACATGAGGGGCGGCTTGCGTGATAGCCGCGACGAGGGGTGCCGACAAAAGCTCGAGAAAGGCTTCACTCACGCGGATCGAAAACGTGGTGTCCAATGTGGTGACATCGAGTTCGCCGGCCGCAGCAGGCCGAAGAATGGCGCGCGCATCCTGCGTGACGGCGTGAACACGATCTTGAAGGGTCTCGGCAAACCGTGTCGGCACGAGGGATCTGCCCGCTCTGACGAGCAACGGATCACCCGTCACGGCACGTAGCCGCGACAGTGTGCGGCTCATGGCGGAGGGGCTCAAGCCGAGACGCTTCGCTGCTTCCGTCACGCTCCCCTCGGCAAGCAGGACATCAAGGGCGACGAGCAGATTGAGATCGATGTCTTCCATGGCAATTGGGTAGACCAGATCGATCAGCATGCCTAGCGTCTAACGCAACTATTCTTTGCATCCTGTGCGTCTGGCGAAATCCAGACCGGGCTTTCATATTGCTCGCACAACAAACAAACAGAGGAGGCATGCTCCATGCCGTCATCATCATCGTCCGCCGGCGGCATCCTGATCATCGGTGCGTCGCGCGGGCTCGGCCATGCCATGGCCGAGGAATTCTTCAAGAAAGGCTGGTCCGTCGTCGGCACGGTGCGGGCATCGGCAGCAAGGACGAAACTGCACGATCTGGCAGACCGTTCCGAGGGGCGTGTCGCCATCGAAACGCTTGACATCAACGAACCGGAACAGCTCGCCTCGCTGCGCGCGCGGCTCGACGACCGCGTCTTCGACATGCTGTTCGTCAATGCCGGGACGACGAATGTCCCGACCGAAACTATCGCGGAGGTGACCACCGAGGAATTCGTGCGTGTCATGGTGACGAATGCGCTGAGCCCGATGCGAACCGTGGAATGGCTGCAGGACCTCGTTTCGCCCAAGGGGCTGATCGGCGTCATGTCATCGGGGCAGGGAAGCGTCAGCAACAATACGACGGGCATGCGGGAGGTCTATCGCGGCAGCAAGGCTGCCTTGAACACATTGATGCGCAGCTATGCCGCCCGGCATGCAGATGATGCGCGTGCATTGGTGCTCATGGCCCCCGGTTGGGTCAAGACCGATCTGGGCGGTCCCGACGGGCGGCTGACGATCGAGGAAAGCATTCCAAACCTGGTGAATGTG
Proteins encoded in this window:
- a CDS encoding glutathione S-transferase family protein, producing the protein MTITITAFEKSPDRGRGLARDMRVRWALEEVDQPYEVRLLSFKAMKEPAHLALHPFGQIPTYEEDGLALFESGSIVFHIAERHAGLFPDDANARARAITWMFAALSTVEPPIIERATARFQERDQSWYEQRLSMVDERIRQLLKALSDRLGSADWLEEAFSAGDLMMISVLLRVKDSGLLRDYPNLSAYIARGEARPAYKRAFAAQLAVFTAASSD
- a CDS encoding LysR family transcriptional regulator; amino-acid sequence: MEDIDLNLLVALDVLLAEGSVTEAAKRLGLSPSAMSRTLSRLRAVTGDPLLVRAGRSLVPTRFAETLQDRVHAVTQDARAILRPAAAGELDVTTLDTTFSIRVSEAFLELLSAPLVAAITQAAPHVRVRFALKQDKEPHMLREGLIDLEIGVLGVPAPELRTRLLLRDRLVGVARKGHPLLTGGAITAKRYAACAHIAASRRGEFAEVVDEALDRKGLKREIRVVVPGFPDAMRIAASTDFIAAVPLSCLGKSKLNEPVGEFGVRSFELPFETPEILIAAIWHPRVDADPAHRWLRNIITRVCRAAYP
- a CDS encoding SDR family NAD(P)-dependent oxidoreductase, giving the protein MPSSSSSAGGILIIGASRGLGHAMAEEFFKKGWSVVGTVRASAARTKLHDLADRSEGRVAIETLDINEPEQLASLRARLDDRVFDMLFVNAGTTNVPTETIAEVTTEEFVRVMVTNALSPMRTVEWLQDLVSPKGLIGVMSSGQGSVSNNTTGMREVYRGSKAALNTLMRSYAARHADDARALVLMAPGWVKTDLGGPDGRLTIEESIPNLVNVLIGQQGKRGLEYLDYLGRTVPW